The genomic stretch TAAACATATTGCAATTAACCAACTGAATATTCTTACCATCATAAGCCTCACCTTTTTATTAAATTCCATGTTTTAAATTAGTTTAACTTTAAATTTTCTCAAAACAGTATATGTAGTATATGGAAATTCTGCCGTACGGCTGTGTGGCAGAAGAACAGAAGCGGTTACTCAAACAACTCATCCATAAGTTTTTCGATTTTCTTCCGGCGCTTTTCCGTTTCCTCTTTATCAATCTCTATCGACATTTTAAGCACATCTCCTTCTTTAGCCTCTTCCGGCAAAAGACTCCGCGGCAGATCAAAAGTTTTGCCGTTATACTCAATTACCGCCATATCACCCTCAAACCGGTCAATTACAAGCATTTATAATGCACCTCCATCACTCATAACGCGAGACCAGCTTACCTTGAGCATCATAGAGGGCTCCCGGGTCGCCGTTGTTGTTCCAGATATACCTCTTAGTCCATAGGAGCGTATTAGGACCAGTCTGAGCATTCGGCCCGCTCACAACCTTCAGGCTTCCGCCGGCTGGTATGACTATTCCAGATGGAAAAGTAAAGGTTTGATTCCCTTTTTGACTGACTAGCTTCCAGCCGGACAGGTTCACTGCTACGCCGCTGGTATTCTTGATTGTAACTACCTCACTCTTGAGGTCTATACCCACTATTCTCACGCCGCCGGAAGATGAAGTAGAAGCGGGCGGCGTGACCGGATTAGAGGAAGCAGCGGCGCGAGAATCATCTGGCGCTCGCTCTTTAGCCGGTGAGGCTTTCTTATTGAAGGTGATGGTTTTCCCATCACTGGTAGCCACAATGGTTCCTTGTAGGTCAGTGCGGAAAACCTGTATTCCTGCTTCTGCGAGTTTGGCCAAAGTTTCAGTGTGAGGATGGCCGTATTTATTATCCTTACCTACAGAAATAACAGCATATTTCGGCGACACAGCCTTTAGAAAAGCCTGAGTTGTAGAACTGCTACTACCGTGGTGGCCCACCTTGAGGACATCAGCCTTGAGGTCATAGCCAGTCCGCAGCATCTCGCTCTCAGACTCTGCCTCTGCATCGCCTGTAAACAGGAAACTGGTGCTTCCGTATGTGATCTTCAATACGGCGCTGTAGTTGTTCAGGTCGTCATAGCTGGAGTTGTTGGGAGCAAGCATTACCGCTTCAATACCCGGGCCAACATCCAGTTTGACACCTGCTTTGGCCTGGGTAACCTTGAGACCCTTACCCTTGATTGCCAGCAGAAGGTCTTCAAAGGTTTTAGTGGTGTGAGCAACCTTCGGCAAGTATACTTTGCCTACCTCAAAGTTACGTATAGCGACATCCAGGCCACCGATGTGGTCTTCATGGGGATGGGTGCCGATCACGTGATCAAGCCGCTTGACGCCTTCCTGCTTGAGATAGTTTACAATCAGGCTTCCATCATCGTTGTTTCCGCCGTCAATCAGGATGTTCTAGCCGGATGAGAGTTGTACCAGGATTGAGTCAGCCTGGCCCACATCAATGAAGTGAACTTTGAGAGTGCCGCTGACGGCGGATTTTTCCTCGGCGAGTTCCTGTTTATCCACCGTTGGGCTCTCAGCAGAAGAAGTTTCCGGCTGATGTTCTTCTTGGGAAGCGGACGGCTCCGATACCTGCTTTTCTTCCTGCTGAAGTGAAGCGCTCTGCTCAACAGCCGTCTTGTCTGCTGTAGGATTGCTTAAACTGGAGTCTGTGCAGCCTGCGGCAATTGCCACGACAATAAACGCCGCCAGGGTCAAAAGGGTAAACCTCTTGCTCCGGCCTGTTTTGTGTATCAGATGGTATACGGTGAAGACTAAAAGGGCTGTAACAGCAAGTATGACAGTTATGCTCGTGGTGTCGGTCATGTATATTCACTTCCTTCGCAAGCGTCACTTGCCCTTGTTATCAGCAACCGGTTGCTCGTTTTCGGGTTCGGTCCACAACAACTTCCCATCTTCATCTCTGTATTCAATCCAATCAGTCTGGTGCCAACCGTTTTCATCGAGAATAAGGTAGGTTTGATGTATCTCTCTAATTACCTTGCCTGGAATGTGTATGGTTTCAACTAGCCTATTAGCAGCAGGGCTGGGCGTGCTTTTGAGCTTCCACCAATCAGGGTTGGTGGTCACATCCACGACAAACTCCTTCAAATCTTCTACGAGAGCCTGGCTCCAGTTGTAAAAGGCATTCCAATCACCTTCGAAGATAAAGAAATTAGCAATCAGTATAATAGCTATAAAAAGGAGTATTAGCTTTCTCATCGTTTCTCCTCTCACTTTTCTGAAGATTAAACAGAAAAACCTAAGCAACTATTAAGTTTCTTCTTGATTAGTAAAAGGTCTTTCGACTTGTTCCGTATTAAACGACCATTTTTCTTATGAGACAGTTCGTTATAGCAGATTACTAATAGCTTATAACCATGCTCTTTGGCCCATTGTTCCCTAATACTGTCATAGCGGCGCCGCTGCTCCCCGCGGGAAACCCCGCTAACGGTCATCCTTCGGTCCATAATAGGTACAGGCTCAAAATGCTGTCTTTCTCTGTATTCGACAATCAAATTGTGAGAAGGAAAATACGCATCAACCGGTAGTTTCCTACGACGGCCAGATTTCCCGGGGTCACCTAAAAGGGTGGGAAAACAATACTGCCAGTGGTATGGGACGCCAAGAATTTCAGAAACCAGGTCTAGCACATATTTTTCATCACTATCTATTCTCCTTGCCATTTGTTTAACCACTCCTAAATGTACATTTGCTTCACCTTATGCGCTAGCTATCCCCCATTTCGCAAGATAACTTTTCAGCACTGCCCGAAACAAACGACCGTGATTAGGTATCTTTAAATGTAAAAGTTCATGCACTATTATCTCCGCTCGAAAAGCAGCCGGTTTTGTTAGCAATTCTGTGTTAAAAGTAAGCCTTCCACTGCTAGAACAGCTTCCCCATTTCCGTTTCATCGGACGCAAATGAATTTCCCTAGGCTCAACTCCAATTCGTTTTGCCCAAGTTTGCACCTCTGCTTTGAAAACAGCAGCCGGTATAGCCTCTTCCAAAGATACATTACTGGGTATCTTCTCAGACTCATGTAAGTACTCAACACTCATGATTTCACCCTCCTGATGACAGCTAAGATCCGCTCCGCCAGTATTTTTATTTCTTTAACCCCTGCCGCCAGAAGTGTCTTGTATAATTCTTTTCGTACCTCACGGTTCTGAGCATCGCTTGTTTGCCAATGGGGATAACGGGTGAACGCATCTGCCATCTGTTCAGCGGCACGCTCTGCCTCCCTAACGCCCTCACGTTTGAGAAGCCAAAAAACGGCAAAAGCATCGGGAGATAAGTTTTTTTCGGCGCGGGCTTTTTCTGCTTCATTGTATTCCCTAATAAGTTCTTCCAACTGCCGCAAGGCTTCCTGGGTAGTTAACTGACGTTCTTGATAAGCCCTGGCAATCTGTTCAGCACGCTCTCCAATGGTAATAAGGTAAGGAACATGATGCACATTCTTTGCAACCGCATGTTCTATACTTTTTAGAATATTAAATACCTTGACAGTTTCATTCTCATTACTCTGACTAATTTTTTCAAGAAGCTCTTCATTAATTTCATAAATGTCGAGAGTGTCTTTTATAGTACCGCTTTGTGTATGCTCTTGAACTAGCCTGGCAGTCTTGCGGGTAAGTTCGCGCTCAACACTAACACCGGGTTCATAAGCTGAGCGTAAAAGTCTATACATTCTGGCCAACTGGTCGTAGTCACCTAAATATTCCCGCAGGAAAGAATCAGGCGATAGAATTTCGTAGATGTTTGCCAACTCCTTAAAGAACCGGTAAAAGTCATGGCGTTTTTCCTGGTCACGGAAGTGTTCCAAAACTTTCTCCGCAGCTTTATCTGGAGAGCCGTCAGTAATTAATGACAGAAATTCTTTCCGGGCATCAGCCATCATTTGGGCAAAATGTTCTTTTAACAGGTCCAAATCTTGAATTGTGCCTTCTACATCCTGCGAGTCAAATTCCAGCGCTTTTTCCAGCTTCTCAAAGATGCCAACAAAATCCAGTACAAACCCTGCCGGTTTCTGACGCCCGTTTTCATCTTCGTAAGGACGGTTCACCCGGGCGATAGCCTGCAAAAGCACATGGTCTCGCATGGGTTTATCTAAATACATGCAGTAAAGCACTGGGGCATCGTATCCGGTCAACAGTTTTTCCGTTACGATGAGTATTTTAGGTAGCTCGTCCGGTTTGCGGAATGATTTACGAATACGCTTTTCCTTCTCATCTGAGAGGTGATAACGGGCCAATTCCGGGGGGTCATTATGGGCCTTGCTAATGACTACCTCCGAATATTCAGGGGGCAAGTATCGGTCTAACGCTTCTTTGTAAAGGGTACAGGCTTCCCGGTCTACCGCCACTAAAAAGGCTTTATATCCCATAGGCTCTACAAACTCACGATAATGGTTGGCTACATATTCCGCGATCCTTTCTACACGCTCACGGTTTTTTAACATATTCTTCAAAGTTACAGCTTTATCTAATATTTTATTGAGTTCTTCAACATCACTAACCCCTTCTGCTTCCATTAAATTCAAGAATTCTTCTTCTAATGTTTCCCTGTCCACGCGCAGTTCATTGGGCGCCAGGGTATAATGAAGGGGTACGGTAGTACCATCGGCAATAGACTCGGCAATACTGTACTTGTCAAGATAACCTTTAGGGTCATCGATGCCAAAGATTTTGAACGTACCTTTGCCGTGAGCTGTCTTGTCGATAGGCGTACCCGTAAAACCTATGTAAGTGGCATTGGGTAAGGCACCCATTAAGTAGTTACCTAAATCACCGCCGGTTGTACGGTGGGCCTCATCCACCAGCACAAAGATATTGTGGCGCGGATTTATATTAGCAGGCATACCCTCGAATTTATGTATCATACTAACAATAAGTCCCCGCCTGTCACTTGATAAAAGCTCCCGTAGGTGACGTTTACTCCTGGCTACCTCTACAGAGCTAAACCCGCAGGCAGCCAAGTTGCCAAAAAGCTGAGTCTCTAATTCGTTGCGGTCTACCAGCATAAGGACGGTAGGGTTTTCAAAAAGCGGTTCTTCTATTAACTTTTTTGCTGCTGTAATCATGGTAAAAGTCTTACCGGAGCCCTGGGTATGCCAGATAAGGCCCCGCCGCTTTTCTTTATCCGCGGCCCGTTTCAATATCCGTGCAACCGCACGCATCTGATGGGGTCTTAAAACGACTTTGGTCAGTTCATCATCCTTGCGGGTAAAAAGAATGTAGTCTGACAAAACACGCAGTATCCGCTGAGGGTGAATAAAGGTTTTAACTAAAGTCTCAAAATCCTGACCGGCGCTCTCATCCCTCCAGTTGAATAGGTTCTTGCGACTCAAATTCCAGGTAGCCCCGTAGTAAAAATGGATTAGATGGGTTAGAGTGAACAACTGGAGGAGAGCCATTAGTTCCGGTCCTTCCCGATGGTAACGACGTAATTGATCTAGAGCTTCCGCAATACCTTCTAACTTGGTAGCAGATTTAGTTTCGACAATCAGCATTGGCACACCGTTTATAAGGAAGACCACATCAGCACGAATGGAATGAGTTCCATTAGTATATCTGAATTCGTCTGTAACATGAAAGGTATTGGCTTCCCAGTTTTTAAAGTCTATCAGGCGAACGTTGCGTTCACGCTTTTCTTCCGCTACATAAATAGTTTTTAGACCCATTAGATACTCCCAGGCAGCAAGGTTGCCTTCTATAGTAGGAGAAATACGTTCAATGCGTTTAATTAACTCTTCCGCCCGTAAATGGTCCACCACGCCGGGGTTAAGACGCTGGACTTGGTTGATAAAAATGTCCCTTAATATCAGGCCGGTTTCACCTCGGCGCAGCCGCTCTGCCTCCTCCGGGACAAGATAATGCCAACCCATTTCAGTGGCATAGCGGATTAAAGGATTTTGCACAGCACCTCGCTCAGAGCCGATTTTCATTGCGAAGCCACCTCCAAATCCTTAACCCGCACTTTTCCTGTCATAAGAAGGTCAAGCATGGTCTTAAAGAGGGCTTTAAGGGCTTTTTGGCGTTTTTTCTCCGTCTCGATTTTACGGTCAACCGACTGCAAGATGCGGGCAATCTCACGTTGTTCAGAGAGAGGAGGGTATGGAATCATAAGATTTTCTAACACATTTTTGGGTACTCTTTGCCGTCCTGTACTTCCCTCCATTTTACTTGCAATATCTGCCCTTATATCATCTTTCTTTAAATAATAAAACAAACATAAAATCTCGGCTTCATTTGTTCCATGAATAGGCCAAACTTCTGTTGTCGCATACCCGAAATCCGTAGGTAAGTTTTTCACTATACACTGTTTTCCATTCTCAAAGGAGGGAGTAATTTTCGCAATCAATAAATCTCCATTAAAAAAGAAAGTACCACTTTTAATTTCCTCACGTACTTTTAGATCATACTTACTAAGATAAACTTCTTCATCTGGAATATATTCCATCGAAATAAAAGGAATTTGGTGACATTTATTAATATCCAAACTTCTTGGTTTTCTAGAAAATTCGAAAACCTTCCCCAGCCTCACCACTTCCCAATGCTCCGGTATCGTTCCAATTTCAGTTTCCTTGAGCGGAACACGTTCAGCTTCTTCCAAAGGTACCGGCCCGTAAGTAAAGAGGTAGTGCATGAGAGACTTTTTGAGTTCCCGCGTGGCAGCAATTACTCGCTCCGTTGCTTCAATTGCTCGCTGAATAGTAGAAAGCACATATGCAATTGCCCGCTGTTCGGAGAGAGGGGGAAAAGGGAGGACATAGTTTTCTAAATCGCGCTTTTGAAGACTCGGTAATGTTGTCTTAGCATGTTCACCGGACAAAGTATTGACTTGAAAGCAATAGTAAACAAATCTGTAATCTACAGAGCTATCTTTCCAGGCTAAATAAAACGTCGTGTCAGAAGGCCAGAATGGGCTTTCTAATAACCAAACCCTTCCGGCTGTACCTTTACGACCAACAACTAAAGAAGGAAAATCGACGAGAGCCTGGGATGTTAACGCATATATACCACCCGAACCAACTACGGGAATATTTCCTGTTTCTTTCGGTTTAGCCTTCCCATACTTAACTTCAGCTATCTCCTCAAGCTTTACTACATCCCAATCTTCCGGTAAAGGGCCGAGTTCGGTCATTTTAGACCCATTGGAAATATTAGACCCATTGGAAATATCATTTGCCATTTCAAGCATTAACAAATCCTCCCAAACCCAGCTTTTTTAGAATGGTGTTCAACTCAGCATCCGCAGCCCGGCGTTCCTCTTCCGCCTGTTGAAGCTGTACAATTGCCTCTTCAACCGGAAGAACCTCTTCTTTGCCGTTGAGCGATACGTACCGGGAAGGGCTGAGGTTCCAGTCGTTGCGGGCGGCCTCTTCGTTGGTAATGATTTTACTGAAGCCTTCTTCCTCCCGATATTCAAGATACACTGAAGCAATACGTTCAATATGCTCTTCAGCCAAGGAGTTCTTCGGTCGTCTTTTAGTAAACTGTTGGGAAGCGTTGATAAGCATAATTTTACCTTTCCGTTCTGCAGGTTTTGCTTTATTTATAACCAGAATAATCCCCGGTGCAGTGGTATTATAAAACAGGTTCTCAGGAAGCAAGATAACACACTCTACCCAATCATGCTCCACAAAAGCCTTGCGAATATCACGTTCGCGGTTTGAACCTTGATTTCCACTGCCGCGACTGACAGCGCCCGTATCCAGCACCACGGCCATTTTCCCGCTGTCATTCAAAGAAGCAAACATATGTTGAATCCAGCCCCAGTCTGCACTGCTTGCGGGCGGAATTCCAAAATTAAAGCGACCATAAGTATCCTTTTCGTAAGTTTTTATTGGAAACTTCTGATTCCACATCGGGTTAGCGGTCACTTTATCAAAACGGCGCAGACTTCCGTCGTCGTTCAAAAAGGCCGGTCGGTTCATGGTATCACCCAAAGCAATCTCAGCGTTCATGTCATGCAAGAAGACGTTCATTTTTGCCATTGCATAGGTAGCATGGTTTATTTCCTGCCCATAAATACGTATCGGTTCAATTTCGTGAGGAAGTTCACGATGACTATTTTTTACCACTCCATGAGTCTCCAAAAAACGCAAATGGCATTTAATAAGAAGACCGCCGGAACCGCAGGCAGGATCGTATATTTCATCCCCGGGTTGCGGATCTAATATGTAAGCCATTAACCATGCAACCTCTTTAGGGGTATAAAACTCTCCGGCACTCTGGCCCTGCCCTTCGGCAAATTTTCGCAATAAATATTCATAAGCCCGGCCTAAAATATCCGGCTCCACATCTTTTAAACCCAAGCGGTAGCGGGATAAAACCTGTATTAAAGCAGCCAAACGTTCATCATCAATAATACGCTGACCGGATGCCGTTGCGTTAAAATCAACTATATCAATTACACCTGCAAGCTTTGGGTTCTCGCGAGCTATTCCCTTAACGGCATCGGTAAGGTATTCACCCAAACCCGTAGTTTTCTTAGCAATTTCAGACCAATGAGCATGCTTAGGAATATAAAACCGCACCAGTTCGTGGTCATGTTCTACTAGTTTTTCTGCAACTTTTCGGTCACCAAATTCTTCGGCAAGAGCATCCATTTCGTCGTCATAAACATCTGAAAGCCTTTTAAGAAAAATAAGAGGTAAAATATAATCTTTAAATTTAGGAGCATCAATTTCACCGCGAATCACACAAGCAGCATCCCATAACCAAGATTCAAGAGTGCTAAGATCTAAAGCTTTATTTTTTGACATAATCCCTGCCTCCAATCAGAATTCTAGTTCATTTTTTTTTAAGTCTTTCATTCCAACGGTATTTTGTATCAGTTCAAATTTAAAG from Calderihabitans maritimus encodes the following:
- a CDS encoding M48 metallopeptidase family protein; translation: MSVEYLHESEKIPSNVSLEEAIPAAVFKAEVQTWAKRIGVEPREIHLRPMKRKWGSCSSSGRLTFNTELLTKPAAFRAEIIVHELLHLKIPNHGRLFRAVLKSYLAKWGIASA
- a CDS encoding type I restriction-modification system subunit M, translated to MSKNKALDLSTLESWLWDAACVIRGEIDAPKFKDYILPLIFLKRLSDVYDDEMDALAEEFGDRKVAEKLVEHDHELVRFYIPKHAHWSEIAKKTTGLGEYLTDAVKGIARENPKLAGVIDIVDFNATASGQRIIDDERLAALIQVLSRYRLGLKDVEPDILGRAYEYLLRKFAEGQGQSAGEFYTPKEVAWLMAYILDPQPGDEIYDPACGSGGLLIKCHLRFLETHGVVKNSHRELPHEIEPIRIYGQEINHATYAMAKMNVFLHDMNAEIALGDTMNRPAFLNDDGSLRRFDKVTANPMWNQKFPIKTYEKDTYGRFNFGIPPASSADWGWIQHMFASLNDSGKMAVVLDTGAVSRGSGNQGSNRERDIRKAFVEHDWVECVILLPENLFYNTTAPGIILVINKAKPAERKGKIMLINASQQFTKRRPKNSLAEEHIERIASVYLEYREEEGFSKIITNEEAARNDWNLSPSRYVSLNGKEEVLPVEEAIVQLQQAEEERRAADAELNTILKKLGLGGFVNA
- a CDS encoding DUF3006 domain-containing protein; this translates as MLVIDRFEGDMAVIEYNGKTFDLPRSLLPEEAKEGDVLKMSIEIDKEETEKRRKKIEKLMDELFE
- a CDS encoding type I restriction endonuclease subunit R, which encodes MKIGSERGAVQNPLIRYATEMGWHYLVPEEAERLRRGETGLILRDIFINQVQRLNPGVVDHLRAEELIKRIERISPTIEGNLAAWEYLMGLKTIYVAEEKRERNVRLIDFKNWEANTFHVTDEFRYTNGTHSIRADVVFLINGVPMLIVETKSATKLEGIAEALDQLRRYHREGPELMALLQLFTLTHLIHFYYGATWNLSRKNLFNWRDESAGQDFETLVKTFIHPQRILRVLSDYILFTRKDDELTKVVLRPHQMRAVARILKRAADKEKRRGLIWHTQGSGKTFTMITAAKKLIEEPLFENPTVLMLVDRNELETQLFGNLAACGFSSVEVARSKRHLRELLSSDRRGLIVSMIHKFEGMPANINPRHNIFVLVDEAHRTTGGDLGNYLMGALPNATYIGFTGTPIDKTAHGKGTFKIFGIDDPKGYLDKYSIAESIADGTTVPLHYTLAPNELRVDRETLEEEFLNLMEAEGVSDVEELNKILDKAVTLKNMLKNRERVERIAEYVANHYREFVEPMGYKAFLVAVDREACTLYKEALDRYLPPEYSEVVISKAHNDPPELARYHLSDEKEKRIRKSFRKPDELPKILIVTEKLLTGYDAPVLYCMYLDKPMRDHVLLQAIARVNRPYEDENGRQKPAGFVLDFVGIFEKLEKALEFDSQDVEGTIQDLDLLKEHFAQMMADARKEFLSLITDGSPDKAAEKVLEHFRDQEKRHDFYRFFKELANIYEILSPDSFLREYLGDYDQLARMYRLLRSAYEPGVSVERELTRKTARLVQEHTQSGTIKDTLDIYEINEELLEKISQSNENETVKVFNILKSIEHAVAKNVHHVPYLITIGERAEQIARAYQERQLTTQEALRQLEELIREYNEAEKARAEKNLSPDAFAVFWLLKREGVREAERAAEQMADAFTRYPHWQTSDAQNREVRKELYKTLLAAGVKEIKILAERILAVIRRVKS
- a CDS encoding restriction endonuclease subunit S yields the protein MLEMANDISNGSNISNGSKMTELGPLPEDWDVVKLEEIAEVKYGKAKPKETGNIPVVGSGGIYALTSQALVDFPSLVVGRKGTAGRVWLLESPFWPSDTTFYLAWKDSSVDYRFVYYCFQVNTLSGEHAKTTLPSLQKRDLENYVLPFPPLSEQRAIAYVLSTIQRAIEATERVIAATRELKKSLMHYLFTYGPVPLEEAERVPLKETEIGTIPEHWEVVRLGKVFEFSRKPRSLDINKCHQIPFISMEYIPDEEVYLSKYDLKVREEIKSGTFFFNGDLLIAKITPSFENGKQCIVKNLPTDFGYATTEVWPIHGTNEAEILCLFYYLKKDDIRADIASKMEGSTGRQRVPKNVLENLMIPYPPLSEQREIARILQSVDRKIETEKKRQKALKALFKTMLDLLMTGKVRVKDLEVASQ
- a CDS encoding MBL fold metallo-hydrolase produces the protein MLIDGGNNDDGSLIVNYLKQEGVKRLDHVIGTHPHEDHIGGLDVAIRNFEVGKVYLPKVAHTTKTFEDLLLAIKGKGLKVTQAKAGVKLDVGPGIEAVMLAPNNSSYDDLNNYSAVLKITYGSTSFLFTGDAEAESESEMLRTGYDLKADVLKVGHHGSSSSTTQAFLKAVSPKYAVISVGKDNKYGHPHTETLAKLAEAGIQVFRTDLQGTIVATSDGKTITFNKKASPAKERAPDDSRAAASSNPVTPPASTSSSGGVRIVGIDLKSEVVTIKNTSGVAVNLSGWKLVSQKGNQTFTFPSGIVIPAGGSLKVVSGPNAQTGPNTLLWTKRYIWNNNGDPGALYDAQGKLVSRYE